In Bradyrhizobium sp. 200, the sequence CGGGCCGTAGGCGTAGGCGTTCGAGGCCAGTCCGCCAATCACGGCGCCCGCGATCAGTCCGCCAGCCACGGCCGGGAAAAATCCCCCGCCGCGCCAGTGTGCCTCCGCCGGCGACGGTGCCGCTACCGCCGTCAAGCCCAGGACCGCCGCCGCGGCCAAAGCCAAAGGTGCCTTCCTCATGGACCACTCCTTTTTCGTAAACCAGACACTCGATCAACACATTTGGGTGAAGTTCGTTGCTTGAGGCGTGGGTTTCCAGCGGCTTCACCCGCAGATTTAACTTTCATGAATGGCTGTTCAGGACGGCGCTAAAGCACATCGCCGTCCTGTCTGGAGGATCGTCAATTTCTCTCCGATTTGGAACTCAAGGCTCCGTGAGGCTGTATTCCTTCCAACCGGGCGAAGCGCGACGAAACCCGGTCTACGGGGCCCGCTACCACCCCTCCAGCACGATCTTGCCGCGCGACTTGCCGCTTTCCAGCAGCGCATGCGCGCGCTTCAGATTGGCGGCGTTGATGGTGCCAAAGGTCTGGTCGAGGGTGGTGCGCAGCACGCCCTTGTCGAGGAGGTCGGCGACGTCGTTCAGGAGGTTGTGCTGGGCGATCATGTCAGCGGTCTGGAACGACGAGCGCGTGAACATCGATTCCCAATGGATCGAGACGGCCTTGCCCTTGAAGGCAGAGACGGTGAATTCCGGGGGATCGTCGATCAGGCCGAACTTGCCTTGCGGCGCCATGAAATCCGCGATCGCCTTGTAGTGCTGGTCGGTGAAGGTGAGGCTCGCAACCAGCACCACCGGCGGCACCTTCAGCTTCTCGATCTGCTCCTTCATCGGTTTGGAATGGTCGACCACGGCGTGCGCGCCGAGATCGAGACACCATTTTTGCGACTCCGGACGCGTGGCGGTGGCGACTACCGTCAGCCCGGTGAGGCGACGCGCGAGCTGGATCAGGATCGAACCGACGCCACCGGCGCCGCCGGTGATCAGCAGGGTGCGCGGGTCGACGCTCTTGCCCGGCACGGCGCCGAGCCGGTCGAACAGCAATTCCCACGCGGTGATCGAGGTCAGCGGCAAGGCAGCGGCCTGCGCGAACGACAGCGATTTCGGCTTCTTGCCGACGATGCGCTCGTCGACCAGATGAAATTCCGCATTGGTGCCCTGGCGCAGGATCGAGCCGGCGTAAAACACTTCGTCGCCCGGCTTGAAGAGCGTGACCTCGGGTCCGGCCGCATCGACGATGCCGGCCGCGTCATAACCCAGGATTTTTGTCTCGCCCTCGGGAGGCGCGGCGCGCTTGCGGACCTTGTAGTCGACCGGGTTGGCCGGTTCGCCTTGACGGCAACCCTGACGTCGCGGCCCTTCGGTTCCGGCTTGGCGGTCTCGAAATCGATCAGCGAATCCGCGTCCTCTATGGGGAGCGATTTTCGGTATCCGACGGCCTTCATGTCCGTACCCTCCTGCTTTGCTTGAGCGGGTCTCTCTATTTTTGACGCGTTTTCTTCACGCGAACCGAGATCCACTTCGCTTGAAAACGCTTTCGTTGCTTAACTGTCGCGCTGGCATCAACTTGGCAAGTACTGTAAATTCAGGGAACTAGTCCCTGTTTGGATACTATTGGGAAATAGCCCAGGAAACGACAATGAAACGGCGGAATTTTGCCCATCGGCCCGGCTGCGCGGTCGAGGCCACGCTCGATCTGATCGATGGCAAGTGGAAAGGGGTGATCCTGTTTCACCTGCAGGCCGGCACCCAGCGGTTCGGGGAGTTGCGGCGGCGGATGCCCGGGATTACCCAGCGCATGCTGACCAAGCAGCTTCGGGCGCTCGAGGACGACAAACTCGTGATCCGCAAGGTCTATGCCGAGGTGCCGCCGCGGGTCGAATACACGCTGTCGGACATTGGCGAGAGCCTGCGGCCGGTGATCGAGACGCTGCGGGCATGGGGCGAGGGCCACCAGGAACGGCTATCCTGCGGGCCTGTGTCCGACGCCGTCAAAACGCCCGATCGCGCGGCGTAGCTGCCGGTATTGTGTACCGCGTTATCTTCTCTCGTTGCCGCCTCGCATCTATATGTGTGGCGCCAAATTCCGGGATTTTCGCATGAATTTGATCCGCTCTTTCGTCCTGCTGCTGGCCTCTGTTGTCGTTGCAACGCCTGCGCCGGCGCAGGATCGGCGCGTGCCGTCCTCGGCCGCCGAGCTGCGGCTGTCCTACGCGCCGATCGTGCAGCGTGTGCAGCCGGCGGTGGTGAACGTTTATGCCGCCAAGACGGTGCAGAATCGCAACCCGCTGTTGGACGACCCGGTCTTCCGCCGCTTCTTCGGCGTGCCCGGCATGCAGCCCGAGCAGATGCAGCGCTCGCTCGGATCGGGCGTGATGGTCGACCCGGCGGGGCTCGTGGTCACCAACAACCACGTCATCGAGGGCGCCGATCAGGTCAAGATTTCGCTGGCTGACAAGCGCGAGTTCGAAGCCGAGATCGTGCTCAAGGACAGCCGCACCGATCTGGCCGTGCTGCGCGTGAAGGACGGAAGGGAGAAATTCGCAACCCTGGACTTTGCCAATTCCGATGAACTGCTGGTCGGCGACGTCGTGCTCGCGATCGGTAACCCCTTCGGCGTCGGCCAGACCGTGACGCACGGCATCGTCTCGGCGCTGGCCCGCACCAAGGTCGGCATCACCGACTACCAGTTCTTCATCCAGACCGATGCCGCGATCAATCCCGGCAATTCCGGCGGTGCGCTGGTCGACATGACCGGCAAGCTCGTCGGCATCAACACCGCGATCTTCTCGCGCTCCGGCGGCTCGCAGGGCATCGGCTTTGCAATCCCGGCCAACATGGTGCGCGTGGTTGTGGCGTCCGCCAAGAGCGGCGGCAAGGCCGTCAAGCGGCCGTGGCTGGGCGCAAAACTGCAGGCGGTGACGCCCGAAATCGCCGAAACGCTCGGGCTGAAACTGCCGAACGGCGCCTTGGTCGCCAATGTCGCGCCGAACAGTCCGGCTGCCCGCGCCGGCCTGAAGCCGTCCGACCTGATCGTCGCGATCGAAAGCCAGACGATCGACGACCCCAACGCGTTCGACTATCGCTTTGCCACGCGACCGCTCGGCGGTTCGACCCAGATCGACGTGCAGCGTTCCGGCAAGACCGTGAAATTGACGGTACCGCTGGAGACGGCCCCCGATACCAACCGCGAAGAAATCGTGCTCACCGCACGCTCGCCATTCCAGGGCGCCAAGGTCGCCAATATTTCGCCGGCGATCGCCGACGAGTTGCATCTGGATTCCCAGACCGAGGGCGTCGTGGTGATCGATCTCGCCGACGGCGGCACCGCGGCCAGCGTCGGCTTCCAGAAGGGCGACATCATCCTTGCGGTCAACAGCCAGAAGATCAGCAAGACCAGCGACCTCGACAAGGCATCGAAGGCGTCATCCAGGCTGTGGCGCATCGTCGTGGTGCGCGGCGGCCAGCAGATCAACGTGACGCTGGGCGGATGAGCCCGAAGCAACCCCGCGAGGCGACCAACCTCTTTGCCGCGGCAGGGATGGAGGAGGATGCGCCGCGTCCGCTGCCCGACCGGCTGCGCCCGCGCACGCTCGCCGATGTCGTGGGCCAGGATCACATCCTCGGTCCCGACGGCGCGCTGACGCGCATGCTGGAGACGCGGACGCTGGGCTCGCTGGTGTTCTGGGGACCGCCCGGCACCGGCAAGACCACCGTGGCGCGGCTGCTGGCTGACGCCACCGAACTGCATTTCGAGCAGATTTCCGCGGTGTTTTCCGGCGTCGCCGACTTGAAGAAAGTATTCGACGCGGCGCGCGCCCGGCGCGAGATGGGCAAGGGCACGCTGCTGTTCGTCGACGAGGTGCACCGTTTCAACCGCGCGCAGCAGGATTCATTCCTGCCCGTGATGGAAGACGGCACGGTGGTGCTGGTCGGCGCCACCACGGAAAATCCGTCGTTCGAGCTCAACGCCGCGCTGTTGTCGCGGGCGCGGGTTCTGGTGTTTCATTCGCTCGATGCCGCTGCGATCGAAAAACTGTTTGCGCATGCCGAAAAGGTCGAGGGCCGAAAACTGCCGCTCGATGCGGAGGCGCGCGCCGTGCTGGTGCGGATGGCCGATGGCGACGGCCGCGCCGCGCTGACCCTGGTCGAAGAGGTCTGGCGCGCCGCGCGCAAGGACGAAGTCTTCAACGCCGCGCAGTTGCAGGAAATCCTGCAGCGCCGCGCGCCGATCTACGACAAGTCCGCCGACGGTCATTACAACCTGATCTCGGCGCTGCATAAATCGGTGCGCGGCTCCGATCCCGATGCCGCGCTGTACTACCTCGCGCGCATGCTGGATGCCGGCGAGGATCCGCTGTTTTTGGCGCGGCGCGTGGTGCGCATGGCGGTCGAGGACATCGGCCTTGCCGATCCGCAAGCGCTGGTGATCTGCAATGCCGCCAAGGATGCGTTCGATTTTCTGGGGTCTCCCGAGGGCGAACTCGCGATCGCGCAGGCCGTCATCTATCTTGCCACCGCGCCGAAATCGAACGCCGCCTACAAGGCGTTTGGCGCGGCGATGCGCACGGCGAAGGAGGGCGGTTCGCTGCTGCCGCCAAAGCATATCCTCAATTCGCCGACCAAGCTGATGAAGTCGGAAGGCTATGGTTCCGGCTATGAATACGATCATGACGCGCCGGACGCGTTCTCCGGGCAGGACTACTTCCCGGAAGCACTGGGGCGGCAAACCTTCTACGATCCGCCGGACCGCGGTTTCGAGCGCGAGATCCGCAAGCGGCTGGATTACTGGGCGAAGTTGCGGCGGGAGCGAGAGCGCGAATGATGAGTTTCGGGGACTATCTCAAGCAGGCCATCCGGGCCGTCGCATGTGTGGTGGTGCTGGCGTCGCCGCTCGCCGCAGCCGCGGAGACGGTCGAGGTGGCGCCGGGCGTGCAGGTGACCAAGCGAAGCTTCACAGCGCCGGTCAACGAGCAGCCGTTCTTTGGATTTACGGCCAAGACTCCGGAGCAGAAGGCCGAGGATGAGAAGTTCGTGAGCGCCATCATCGGCGCCACCGGGTCTCGCGAAAAGGCTTTCGAGGAAACAACCAAGCGCGCCTGGATAGCGATACAGGCCGGCAAGGTACGGGAAGCCGCGATCCGGTTTAATCAGGCCTTTCTCATTTCGCCTGAACAGAGCAGCGTCTATCATGGCTTTGCGGTGATTGCTCAGGCTCGCTTCAATGATTTCGATGCCGCCGACGAACTGTTCAGGATTGCGCTCAAGCAGCCTCATCCGGTGAAGGCGCTCAAGGCCGACTATGGCCGGCTGCTCCTGATCGCCAAACGGCCGCGCGATGCGCAGGCGGTGCTGGACCAGGCCGTCAAGGAGTCCCCCGACTTCAGCGATGCCTGGACCAATCTCGCCTGGGCCAGGTTCCAGAACGGAGACCCGGCGGCGGCCTGCGCCGCTGCGGAGGAGGCCGCCAAAAAGCGCCCGTCGAACAATTCCATCAGCGACCTGACGGCGGTGAGAAACGTCGCGCAGTGCAAATAGCGTCCGCTATTTTCCCGTTTTGACGAAATCCAGGATCTGATCGGTCAGCCGGGTGTCGGCGGTGTTGATCGAATACACCTCCGACATGTGGCTGTGCTGCGGCAGCAGGAAAGCGCGCGCGCACCCGGCGGCGCGTTTGCAGCTTGCATCCTTCGCGAGATCGAATTGCAGCACGAAGCCTTCCGGATCAAGTTCAGCGGCGGCTATCATCAGCGGGATATCCGTTGTAGCCAAACCGGACAGCGAGGATCGTTCGGCGTAGCGCGCGGGATCGGCGCCGAAATAGGCGCGCTGGGTATCGGCGAGCGGTGTCGCGGTCAGGTCGTAAATTCCCGACAGCATGATCGCGCCGGCCAGGCCGCCACCCTTCACCTTGTGGAATTCGGGATGCGAGACATAGTTTGCGACGTGAACCGCGCCGGCGGAATGTCCCATCAGGTAGATGCGCGCGGGATTGCCGCCACGTTCGCCGATCTTGTCGGTGATCCACTTGACCGCCGCGGCCATATCCTCGGCACCCGCCGGCCAGGGCGCCTGCGGCGCGAGGCGATAGGTGGCGTTGACGCCGATGAAGCCGTTCCTTGCCGCCCACAGCATGATGTTGTCGTAGAACGGGCTGGTCGGTGTGGTCCGCTTGTTGCCGCCGACGAAGGCGCCGGCATGCACATAGATCAGAACCGGCCGGGCCGATGTCACGTTATCCGGTGCGAAGATATCGAGCAGGTTGCGATCGGCAGGGCCGTATTTAACGTCCCGCTCGACCTTGACGCCCTGATACGGCTCTTTTTCCTGCAGCGGCGCGTAGAGCTCCACCGTCTTGGGTGGGTCGATGACGCGGCCGAGTTCCAGGAGCTTCCAGGCCAGATCCTCCGGCATCTGCGCCCACGCTGGGCTCGCGGCCATTGCCGCCAGAACGGTCAAAGCCGACCTTGATAATTTCATCCGGACTGCCCCACGTTTCTTGGTTGTTTGGCCTAACATGGCCGATCCGGCGCCTGATTTGTACTGAATTCGCCGTGACGATTCGCTGCTTTTGCGCTACCCAACCGCTTAACTTTCGGAGCCGCAGCCATCATGAGCCGACGTGTCAAGAGACCTCTCCGCCCCGCGGGCGATCGCCCGAAGGGCGCGCGTCCTTATCGAGGCTCGTCAGCCGAGCGGCCGCCGGCGCATCGCCCGGGCGGAAAGCCAGCGGCGCGGTTTGCGGCTTCGCCACCCCGTGCTTCAAAGCCTCTTGTCGCCGAGCCGGCGAAGGTCGCGCCCGAGCCGCCGCCGCTGCCGACCAAGGTCCAGACCGTCGTCGTCACCGCGGACGAGAACAACATGCGCGTCGATCGCTTCCTCGAGGCGCGTTTCCCCGGCCTTTCGTTCTCCCACATCCAGCGCATCGTTCGCAAAGGCGAGCTGCGCGTCAACGGCAAGCGCGCCGACAGCAAGGACCGGCTGGAAGAAGGCCAGAGCGTGCGCATTCCGCCGCTCAAGCTCGATACGCCGAAGGGCGCAGGCCCGCTCTCCGAAGCCGCCACCAAGACACTGCAGGCGCTGAAGGAGATGACGCTGTTCGAGGACGCCGACGTCATGGTGCTGAACAAGCCGGCGGGTCTCGCCGTGCAGGGCGGCTCCGGCATCACGCGCAACGTCGACCTGATGCTGGAAGTGATGCGCGACGCCAAGGGGCAGAAGCCGCG encodes:
- a CDS encoding alpha/beta hydrolase; this translates as MKLSRSALTVLAAMAASPAWAQMPEDLAWKLLELGRVIDPPKTVELYAPLQEKEPYQGVKVERDVKYGPADRNLLDIFAPDNVTSARPVLIYVHAGAFVGGNKRTTPTSPFYDNIMLWAARNGFIGVNATYRLAPQAPWPAGAEDMAAAVKWITDKIGERGGNPARIYLMGHSAGAVHVANYVSHPEFHKVKGGGLAGAIMLSGIYDLTATPLADTQRAYFGADPARYAERSSLSGLATTDIPLMIAAAELDPEGFVLQFDLAKDASCKRAAGCARAFLLPQHSHMSEVYSINTADTRLTDQILDFVKTGK
- a CDS encoding helix-turn-helix domain-containing protein, giving the protein MKRRNFAHRPGCAVEATLDLIDGKWKGVILFHLQAGTQRFGELRRRMPGITQRMLTKQLRALEDDKLVIRKVYAEVPPRVEYTLSDIGESLRPVIETLRAWGEGHQERLSCGPVSDAVKTPDRAA
- a CDS encoding replication-associated recombination protein A, with product MSPKQPREATNLFAAAGMEEDAPRPLPDRLRPRTLADVVGQDHILGPDGALTRMLETRTLGSLVFWGPPGTGKTTVARLLADATELHFEQISAVFSGVADLKKVFDAARARREMGKGTLLFVDEVHRFNRAQQDSFLPVMEDGTVVLVGATTENPSFELNAALLSRARVLVFHSLDAAAIEKLFAHAEKVEGRKLPLDAEARAVLVRMADGDGRAALTLVEEVWRAARKDEVFNAAQLQEILQRRAPIYDKSADGHYNLISALHKSVRGSDPDAALYYLARMLDAGEDPLFLARRVVRMAVEDIGLADPQALVICNAAKDAFDFLGSPEGELAIAQAVIYLATAPKSNAAYKAFGAAMRTAKEGGSLLPPKHILNSPTKLMKSEGYGSGYEYDHDAPDAFSGQDYFPEALGRQTFYDPPDRGFEREIRKRLDYWAKLRRERERE
- a CDS encoding tetratricopeptide repeat protein, which codes for MMSFGDYLKQAIRAVACVVVLASPLAAAAETVEVAPGVQVTKRSFTAPVNEQPFFGFTAKTPEQKAEDEKFVSAIIGATGSREKAFEETTKRAWIAIQAGKVREAAIRFNQAFLISPEQSSVYHGFAVIAQARFNDFDAADELFRIALKQPHPVKALKADYGRLLLIAKRPRDAQAVLDQAVKESPDFSDAWTNLAWARFQNGDPAAACAAAEEAAKKRPSNNSISDLTAVRNVAQCK
- a CDS encoding DegQ family serine endoprotease, which translates into the protein MNLIRSFVLLLASVVVATPAPAQDRRVPSSAAELRLSYAPIVQRVQPAVVNVYAAKTVQNRNPLLDDPVFRRFFGVPGMQPEQMQRSLGSGVMVDPAGLVVTNNHVIEGADQVKISLADKREFEAEIVLKDSRTDLAVLRVKDGREKFATLDFANSDELLVGDVVLAIGNPFGVGQTVTHGIVSALARTKVGITDYQFFIQTDAAINPGNSGGALVDMTGKLVGINTAIFSRSGGSQGIGFAIPANMVRVVVASAKSGGKAVKRPWLGAKLQAVTPEIAETLGLKLPNGALVANVAPNSPAARAGLKPSDLIVAIESQTIDDPNAFDYRFATRPLGGSTQIDVQRSGKTVKLTVPLETAPDTNREEIVLTARSPFQGAKVANISPAIADELHLDSQTEGVVVIDLADGGTAASVGFQKGDIILAVNSQKISKTSDLDKASKASSRLWRIVVVRGGQQINVTLGG
- a CDS encoding RluA family pseudouridine synthase; protein product: MSRRVKRPLRPAGDRPKGARPYRGSSAERPPAHRPGGKPAARFAASPPRASKPLVAEPAKVAPEPPPLPTKVQTVVVTADENNMRVDRFLEARFPGLSFSHIQRIVRKGELRVNGKRADSKDRLEEGQSVRIPPLKLDTPKGAGPLSEAATKTLQALKEMTLFEDADVMVLNKPAGLAVQGGSGITRNVDLMLEVMRDAKGQKPRLVHRLDRETSGCLLIAKTRFAATALTGSFRHRSARKIYWALVAGVPKPKQGRISTYLAKEENEDDSIMRVAKHGDEGASHAVTYYAVVETSAQKLAWVSLKPVTGRTHQLRAHMAHIDHAIVGDPKYFNKENWDLPGGLQNRLHLLARRIVIPHPRGGVIDVSAPLPPHMLQSWNLLGLEHDRFDPIENAPEE